A single Pseudomonadota bacterium DNA region contains:
- a CDS encoding ArsR family transcriptional regulator translates to MVNKQFWKDYSFIMRSKQRKTILLVMERPMTVTEIKNKTDLSLSDTSRVLRRFKIEGLAKCINPEDHLGRIYQLSERGEKIKEKLEKS, encoded by the coding sequence ATGGTTAATAAACAATTTTGGAAAGATTATAGTTTTATTATGAGAAGCAAACAAAGAAAAACAATTCTTTTAGTTATGGAAAGACCAATGACTGTAACCGAGATAAAGAATAAGACAGATTTGAGCCTTTCAGATACAAGCAGAGTTTTAAGAAGATTTAAAATAGAAGGTTTAGCAAAGTGCATAAATCCAGAAGATCATTTAGGAAGAATTTATCAACTATCAGAGAGAGGTGAGAAAATAAAAGAAAAACTAGAAAAAAGTTAG
- a CDS encoding response regulator, with translation MPETILIINADDDLTMMKNILDKEGYDIKTATKGSQALELVREKAFDLILLNIKMPALSGYDLLRDNRWIR, from the coding sequence ATGCCCGAAACAATCTTAATCATCAATGCTGATGACGATTTAACTATGATGAAAAATATTTTAGATAAAGAAGGCTATGATATTAAGACAGCAACAAAGGGGTCTCAAGCTTTAGAACTTGTTAGAGAAAAAGCTTTTGATTTAATTCTACTAAATATCAAAATGCCCGCTCTTTCTGGTTATGATTTATTAAGAGATAATAGGTGGATAAGATGA